From a single Solirubrobacterales bacterium genomic region:
- a CDS encoding type II toxin-antitoxin system VapC family toxin, whose product MTRIVLDASVITALYIEEELSLPARDEIVRHREAGDEFHAPDLLLIECANALWKRVGRGELERASAMTAIEALAEVDDFAFHPMDAQLVPAALSLAVTHSMTAYDAAYGALALRLGGTLVTGDRRLAGSAGMAGIPVTVLSADPA is encoded by the coding sequence GTGACCCGGATCGTCCTCGACGCGAGCGTGATCACCGCCCTCTACATCGAGGAAGAACTGTCACTGCCGGCCCGCGATGAGATCGTCCGACACCGCGAGGCCGGCGACGAGTTTCACGCGCCGGACCTCCTGCTGATCGAGTGCGCGAACGCGCTGTGGAAACGGGTCGGGCGCGGCGAACTTGAACGGGCCTCGGCGATGACCGCGATCGAGGCGCTGGCCGAGGTTGACGACTTCGCCTTTCACCCGATGGATGCCCAACTGGTGCCGGCCGCGCTCTCCCTGGCGGTGACCCACTCCATGACCGCGTACGACGCCGCCTACGGTGCGCTCGCCCTGCGGCTCGGCGGAACCCTGGTAACCGGGGACCGGCGTCTGGCGGGGAGCGCCGGGATGGCGGGAATACCGGTGACGGTGCTATCGGCAGACCCGGCCTGA
- a CDS encoding Arc family DNA-binding protein, translating to MATLYVRNVPTELHDQLRGKAESAGRSINAEAIEVLKRGLANGSGTTLDDVIRKSDEIRSRHTLPAGSPTAAELVREDRDR from the coding sequence ATGGCTACTCTTTACGTCCGTAACGTTCCGACCGAACTGCACGATCAGCTTCGTGGCAAGGCTGAGTCGGCTGGCCGTTCGATCAACGCCGAGGCGATCGAGGTCCTGAAACGCGGCCTCGCGAACGGCTCCGGGACAACGCTTGACGACGTGATCCGGAAATCGGACGAAATCCGATCGAGGCACACTCTCCCGGCCGGATCACCGACAGCAGCCGAGCTGGTCCGCGAGGATCGCGACCGGTAG
- a CDS encoding gamma-glutamylcyclotransferase: MMLYFAFGSNLSVAQMRVRCPGSEPAGPALLRGRDLGFSYRSQNFPPGGAADVVESEDGGVWGALYRLTAPDLEALDRFEFVGDGGYRRITVEVEQEDERLPALCYEVVDRLGFELAPIPEYRRLMIEGAREHGLPQVWIDSLEVRFRELDQRRVA, encoded by the coding sequence ATGATGCTCTACTTCGCTTTCGGCTCGAATCTGAGCGTCGCCCAGATGCGGGTCCGCTGCCCCGGATCCGAACCGGCCGGCCCGGCGCTGCTGCGTGGCCGTGATCTCGGTTTTTCCTACCGCTCGCAGAACTTCCCTCCCGGTGGGGCGGCCGATGTGGTCGAGAGTGAAGACGGTGGCGTCTGGGGCGCCCTCTACCGTCTCACCGCCCCGGATCTGGAGGCGCTGGACCGGTTCGAGTTCGTGGGGGACGGTGGCTACCGCCGGATCACGGTCGAGGTCGAACAGGAGGACGAGCGGCTCCCGGCGCTCTGCTACGAGGTGGTTGACCGGCTCGGGTTCGAGCTCGCCCCGATCCCCGAGTACCGCCGGCTGATGATCGAGGGTGCCCGCGAACACGGGCTGCCGCAGGTCTGGATCGATTCACTCGAAGTCCGCTTCCGTGAGCTCGATCAACGCCGGGTCGCCTGA
- a CDS encoding MFS transporter has translation MRRLLILACVCVFLEVTFFAVLTPLLPTFKQDHQLSEGAAGILAGAFAAGSLVFALPGGWMAARVGPRKSVITGLAGLGVFSTVFGFADHIVVLDASRFLQGAFGSLVWSGSIAWVVSAGPAARRGALLGTVMASAVVGEMLGAPLGALAHVLGTEVVFGAVIFIAAGLIAVAVTVPDAAEADGQSLQEARFRLRGSVVPRAVLMMAASPIAFGLLVFAAPLRMDDLGAGPGLIAAAFACGSLVEATIGPMTGRLSDRVGRTAPFFIGSMALAAAVVGLGVFDVLPLLFISVVVAAFGAGFAITPASALVSEAATSAGLNQGYASGGANMAWGGGQMVGAVAGGMLAQQFGFLVPCLITAVFVAAIGLMARKLNEPILQVTGEHPIAVDPGAR, from the coding sequence GTGCGCCGCCTGCTCATCCTCGCCTGCGTGTGTGTCTTCCTCGAGGTCACCTTCTTCGCGGTGCTCACTCCGCTCCTGCCGACGTTCAAACAGGACCACCAGCTGAGCGAAGGTGCCGCCGGGATCCTGGCCGGCGCTTTCGCGGCCGGTTCGCTCGTGTTCGCGCTGCCGGGCGGCTGGATGGCGGCCCGGGTCGGTCCCCGGAAGTCGGTGATCACCGGGCTGGCGGGGCTCGGGGTCTTCAGCACGGTTTTCGGGTTCGCCGACCACATCGTTGTCCTCGACGCTTCCCGGTTTCTCCAGGGGGCCTTCGGATCGCTGGTCTGGAGCGGCTCTATCGCCTGGGTGGTCTCGGCCGGTCCGGCCGCGCGACGGGGCGCCCTGCTCGGAACGGTGATGGCCTCGGCGGTGGTCGGGGAGATGCTCGGGGCCCCGCTCGGAGCGCTCGCACATGTGCTCGGGACCGAGGTCGTGTTCGGTGCGGTCATCTTCATTGCCGCCGGCCTGATCGCGGTTGCCGTGACCGTTCCCGATGCGGCGGAGGCCGATGGACAGAGTCTTCAGGAGGCCCGATTCCGGCTCCGCGGATCGGTCGTGCCCCGTGCCGTGCTGATGATGGCTGCCTCCCCGATCGCCTTCGGGCTGCTCGTGTTCGCCGCCCCGCTGCGGATGGACGATCTGGGGGCCGGGCCGGGCCTGATCGCCGCCGCTTTCGCCTGCGGTTCGCTGGTCGAGGCGACGATCGGTCCGATGACCGGGCGGCTGAGCGACCGGGTCGGCCGGACCGCCCCCTTCTTCATCGGCTCGATGGCCCTGGCGGCGGCGGTGGTTGGACTTGGCGTCTTCGACGTTCTGCCGCTGCTCTTCATTTCGGTGGTGGTTGCCGCCTTCGGGGCCGGGTTCGCGATCACTCCGGCGAGTGCCCTGGTCAGCGAGGCAGCCACCTCCGCCGGCTTGAACCAGGGCTACGCCTCCGGCGGGGCGAACATGGCCTGGGGCGGGGGGCAGATGGTCGGTGCGGTTGCCGGCGGGATGCTGGCACAGCAGTTCGGGTTCCTGGTGCCCTGCCTGATCACCGCGGTCTTTGTTGCGGCGATCGGGCTGATGGCACGGAAGCTGAACGAGCCGATCCTCCAGGTGACCGGGGAGCACCCGATCGCAGTCGATCCCGGGGCGCGATGA
- a CDS encoding FAD-binding protein — MTTEWVNWSGGQSCRPAERVRPSGRGELAEVVASAAGAGRQITVPGSGHSFTATALTEDLMVDIGALSGVLAADRSSGLVKVGGGTVLADLNRGLDSLGLAMANLGDIDRQTIAGAISTATHGTGAGFGNIPAQVAEIELMGPDGVVRTFGPEDGDRFRAARVGVGALGIITAVTLRTVPAFDLHRVDEPMDLDDVLSNFHELAAGNDHFEFFVFPRTTRPLVIRRNRTDRARAPRHPVERFLGDVVIENGLGDLALRTVGKFPGMIPQLARFSTAFMSQAEQVDVSHRVFANFRTIRFEEMEYALPREAGPEALSRVLALIEGENFPIAMPIECRVVAADDALLSPTSERDATYIAVHQHRGQEWRPYFAAIEEIFAEHGGRPHWGKRHTRDAVALAALYPGWDRFAGVRDELDPERTFTNGYVSRVLGP, encoded by the coding sequence ATGACGACGGAATGGGTCAACTGGTCCGGTGGCCAGAGCTGCCGGCCGGCGGAACGGGTCCGCCCGTCCGGGCGCGGTGAGCTGGCGGAGGTCGTCGCCAGTGCCGCCGGGGCCGGGCGGCAGATCACGGTCCCCGGATCCGGACACTCCTTCACCGCGACCGCCCTGACCGAGGACCTGATGGTGGACATCGGGGCCCTCTCCGGGGTGCTCGCAGCCGACCGTTCGAGCGGCCTGGTCAAGGTCGGTGGCGGCACCGTGCTGGCAGACCTCAACCGGGGCCTTGACTCGCTCGGTCTGGCGATGGCCAACCTCGGAGACATCGACCGGCAGACGATCGCCGGGGCGATCTCCACCGCGACCCACGGAACCGGCGCCGGCTTCGGCAACATCCCGGCCCAGGTCGCGGAGATTGAGTTGATGGGTCCGGATGGAGTCGTTCGGACCTTCGGACCCGAGGACGGGGACCGCTTCCGGGCTGCCCGGGTCGGGGTCGGGGCGCTCGGGATCATCACCGCGGTCACCCTCCGGACGGTTCCGGCATTCGACCTTCACCGGGTCGACGAACCGATGGATCTCGACGACGTGCTTTCCAACTTCCATGAACTGGCCGCCGGGAACGACCACTTCGAGTTCTTCGTGTTCCCCCGGACCACCCGGCCGCTGGTGATCCGTCGAAACCGGACCGACCGGGCCCGGGCGCCCCGCCACCCGGTCGAACGGTTCCTCGGGGACGTCGTGATCGAGAACGGGCTGGGCGACCTCGCGTTGCGGACCGTCGGCAAGTTCCCGGGGATGATCCCCCAGCTCGCCCGTTTCTCCACCGCCTTCATGTCGCAGGCCGAGCAGGTGGATGTGTCCCACCGGGTGTTCGCCAACTTCCGGACGATCCGCTTCGAGGAGATGGAGTACGCGCTACCGAGGGAGGCGGGGCCGGAGGCGCTCTCCCGGGTGCTGGCCCTGATCGAAGGCGAGAACTTCCCGATCGCGATGCCGATCGAGTGCCGGGTGGTCGCCGCCGACGACGCCCTGCTCAGCCCGACCAGCGAGCGGGATGCGACCTACATCGCGGTCCACCAGCACCGGGGGCAGGAGTGGCGGCCGTACTTCGCGGCAATCGAGGAGATCTTCGCCGAGCACGGTGGCCGACCCCACTGGGGCAAACGTCACACCAGAGATGCGGTCGCCCTGGCGGCGCTCTACCCGGGATGGGACCGGTTCGCGGGAGTTCGCGACGAGCTTGATCCGGAACGCACCTTCACCAACGGCTACGTGAGTCGGGTACTCGGTCCCTGA
- a CDS encoding MFS transporter, producing MSPPETLGLDQPESMDAGGSRFDPSRAHPFRSLLILGLAALSFALAQTTLIPALVEMIEVFHTDAAGIAWILTGYLIAAAVFTPILGRLGDMFGKRRLLVIALLLFAAGSAVSALGNTLEVVVLGRILQGVGGGIFPLCFGIIRDEFPADRVSQSIGLISATAGIGGGLGLILGGVILDASSYHWIFWLGAAMALIAAAATVALVPESPDRTPGRVDVRGAVVLAVGLSIPLYAISQVGTWGWLDTRTLGMVGIGLIILAFWTWLQLRTEEPLADIRTLADPSIAMTNLATLLVGFGMFGSFILIPQLVEAPEVSGYGFGFSATQAGLVMLPAAFVMLFAGPASGLLGQRFGNKLPLALGGVISGIGLLGLGLFHESVVSIIVWNMVSSVGIGLGFAAMPNLIMQAVPPERTGEATGFNALIRSVGSSLGSQVSASILAGTIVAGAVLPTDHGFQAAFLVCAGVSLLAGLLAALIPGSGRAHVSLGEEIGAASPLGDPALTDEGTG from the coding sequence ATGAGTCCACCTGAAACCCTTGGCCTCGACCAACCGGAATCGATGGATGCCGGTGGGTCCAGGTTTGACCCCTCCCGTGCCCACCCGTTCCGCAGCCTGCTGATCCTCGGTCTCGCCGCGCTCTCCTTCGCCCTGGCCCAGACCACCCTGATCCCGGCCCTGGTCGAGATGATCGAGGTCTTCCACACCGATGCCGCCGGCATCGCCTGGATCCTGACCGGGTACCTGATCGCCGCCGCCGTCTTCACCCCGATCCTCGGTCGGCTCGGGGACATGTTCGGCAAACGCAGGCTGCTGGTCATCGCCCTCCTGCTCTTTGCCGCGGGATCCGCGGTCTCGGCCCTCGGCAACACGCTCGAGGTGGTCGTGCTCGGCCGCATTCTGCAGGGAGTCGGAGGCGGGATCTTTCCGCTCTGCTTCGGGATCATCCGGGACGAGTTCCCGGCGGACAGAGTCTCGCAGTCGATCGGCCTGATCTCCGCCACCGCCGGCATCGGAGGCGGGCTCGGCCTGATCCTCGGCGGGGTCATCCTCGATGCCTCCTCCTACCACTGGATCTTCTGGCTCGGGGCGGCGATGGCGCTGATCGCTGCCGCCGCCACGGTTGCCCTGGTCCCGGAATCGCCCGATCGAACCCCGGGCCGGGTCGACGTACGGGGAGCGGTGGTGCTGGCGGTCGGGCTCTCGATTCCGCTCTACGCGATCTCCCAGGTCGGCACCTGGGGCTGGCTCGACACCCGCACCCTGGGAATGGTCGGGATCGGCCTGATCATCCTCGCCTTCTGGACCTGGCTTCAGCTCCGCACCGAGGAACCGCTCGCTGACATCAGGACCCTGGCCGACCCGAGCATCGCGATGACCAACCTGGCGACCCTGCTGGTCGGATTCGGAATGTTCGGCTCCTTCATCCTGATTCCGCAGCTGGTCGAGGCCCCGGAGGTATCCGGGTACGGGTTCGGCTTCAGTGCCACCCAGGCCGGACTGGTGATGCTCCCGGCGGCATTCGTGATGCTCTTCGCCGGCCCCGCCTCCGGCCTCCTCGGTCAGCGCTTCGGCAACAAGCTCCCGCTTGCCCTGGGAGGCGTCATCTCGGGTATCGGGCTGCTCGGGCTCGGCCTTTTCCACGAAAGCGTCGTCTCGATCATCGTCTGGAACATGGTCTCCTCGGTCGGGATCGGTCTCGGCTTCGCCGCGATGCCCAACCTGATCATGCAGGCGGTCCCGCCGGAGCGGACCGGGGAGGCGACCGGGTTCAACGCCCTGATCCGCTCGGTCGGCTCCTCACTCGGTTCCCAGGTTTCCGCCTCGATCCTGGCGGGGACGATCGTCGCCGGGGCAGTGCTGCCAACCGATCACGGTTTTCAGGCCGCCTTCCTGGTTTGCG